From a single Centropristis striata isolate RG_2023a ecotype Rhode Island chromosome 14, C.striata_1.0, whole genome shotgun sequence genomic region:
- the LOC131985544 gene encoding biotinidase-like isoform X2, producing MPTYGVQILVFPEDGLQGFDFTRSSISGYLETIPDPQKESWNPCTEPDKYNNTEVLQRLSCMARRNNLYLVANMADMQPCPLTTDPSSSCPPDGHWQFNTNVVFRSDGLLVARYHKNNLYFEESFDTPPQPEIITFDTPFAGKFGLIICFDILFYKPTVNLVEKGLRQLIYPTAWPNKFPFFFGHQIQRAFSFANNITLLAANIRHDPLKMTGSGIYTPFSATYHHALQGDPEAGRLLVARVPVLDPLWVRQGEAKEEGGVRSESTSSTATDSGYCLKDSCDPPPAETASSAPPSPDTFISSMMYDPFTFVLLKETEGEVKVCNGTFCCHLQYQRSPQGDSKELYALGAFSGTHTVNGRFGLQVCALVRCAGLDASSCGQQVEEAESKMDFLLEGNFGTRCVYPSILANKLALEQPEHLDTSADGRVTMKHSNMTAGLVTACLYERLYHLDNEGKISPTCKN from the exons GGTGTTCAGATCCTGGTGTTTCCAGAGGATGGTCTTCAGGGTTTCGACTTCACCCGTTCATCCATCTCTGGCTACCTAGAAACCATTCCTGACCCACAGAAGGAGAGCTGGAACCCCTGCACAGAGCCGGACAAATACAACAACACTGAG GTTCTCCAGCGGTTGAGCTGTATGGCCCGTCGTAACAACCTCTACCTGGTGGCCAACATGGCTGACATGCAGCCTTGCCCCCTGACGACcgacccctcctcctcctgtccaccTGATGGACACTGGCAATTCAACACCAATGTGGTTTTCAG GTCAGACGGCCTGCTGGTGGCACGCtaccataaaaacaaccttTACTTTGAGGAGTCCTTTGACACACCACCACAACCTGAGATCATAACGTTTGATACACCTTTTGCTGGAAAGTTTGGCCTCATCATCTGTTTTGACATTCTGTTCTATAAGCCCACAGTCAACCTGGTAGAGAAG GGTTTGCGTCAGCTGATCTATCCCACAGCCTGGCCTAAcaaattcccttttttttttgggcaccAGATACAGCGGGCGTTCAGCTTTGCAAACAATATCACTCTTTTAGCGGCCAACATTCGTCACGACCCACTGAAAATGACAGGAAGTGGCATCTACACCCCTTTTTCTGCAACCTACCACCACGCCCTGCAAGGAGACCCAGAGGCAGGCAGGCTGCTGGTGGCCAGGGTGCCAGTCTTAGACCCACTGTGGGTGAGGCAGGGCGAGGCCAAAGAGGAGGGGGGAGTTAGGAGTGAGTCCACATCATCTACAGCTACAGACTCTGGATACTGTCTCAAAGACAGCTgtgatcctcctcctgctgaAACTGCTTCTTCAGCCCCTCCTTCCCCTGACACCTTCATCTCATCCATGATGTATGACCCGTTCACATTTGTTCTCCTAAAAGAGACAGAGGGTGAAGTGAAAGTATGTAATGGCACCTTCTGCTGTCACCTGCAGTACCAGAGGTCACCACAGGGTGACAGTAAAGAGCTCTATGCATTGGGAGCATTTTCTGGAACTCACACTGTAAATGGCCGCTTTGGCCTGCAG GTGTGTGCTCTTGTGCGCTGTGCAGGGTTGGACGCCAGTTCCTGTGGACAGCAAGTGGAAGAGGCTGAGTCTAAGATGGACTTTCTGTTGGAGGGGAACTTTGGGACCAGATGTGTGTACCCATCAATTTTGGCCAACAAACTGGCCCTGGAACAGCCTGAACATCTGGACACATCTGCAGATGGCAGAGTGACCATGAAACACTCTAACATGACTGCTGGGCTGGTCACTGCCTGTCTGTACGAACGACTGTATCACCTGGACAATGAAGGAAAAATCTCACCAACATGTAAAaactaa
- the LOC131984985 gene encoding serine/threonine-protein phosphatase 6 regulatory ankyrin repeat subunit A isoform X1: MRSERASRVCIVVLEEVEEDEPSSSPPPPRPKSSPDRRSHHASRRAAAQEDKPSLLRAIFNVDPDEVRSLIFKKEDVNIQDNEKRTPLHAAAYLGDAEIIELLILSGARVNAKDNKWLTPLHRAVASCSEDAVAVLLKHSADVNARDKNWQTPLHVAASNKAVRCAEALVPLLSNVNVSDRAGRTALHHAAFSGHVEMVKLLLSRGANINAFDKKDRRAIHWAAYMGHLEVVKLLVASGAEVDCKDKKAYTPLHAAASSGMSSTVHYLLSLGVHVNEVNGYGNTPLHLACYNGQDVVVSELIEAGANVNQVNERGFSALHFASSSRQGALCQELLLAHGAHINMRSKDGKTPLHMAATHGRFSCSQALIQNGAEIDCEDKSRNTALHISARHGHELIITALIKHGANTAKRGIHGMFPLHLAALSGFSDCCRKLLSSGFDIDTPDDFGRTCLHAAAAGGNLECLNLLLNIGADFNRKDNFGRTPLHYASANCNYQCVFALVGSGASINELDHRGCSPLHYAAAADIDGKSVEYLLRNDADPGVRDKQGYSAVHYASAYGRTLCLELMASETPLDVLMETSGTDILSDAESQAPVSPLHLAAYHGHCGALEVLLSSLLEVDVCSPEGRTPLSLACSRGHQECVSLLLHHGSSPMTRDYTHKKTAIHAAAMNGHPECLRLLMGNNDQHINVDIQDTNGQTPLMLAVLNGHTECVYSLLSQGASVEIQDRWGRTALHRGAVTGQEESVEALLQRGASVCVRDIRGRSPVHLASACGRVGVLGALLQATTTTTSHTSTHLTDNQGYTPLHWACYNGYDACVEVLLDQEVFKKIMGNSFSPLHCAVMSDNEGVAEMLIDSLGATIINTTDSKGRTPLHAAAFSDHVECVSLLLSHGAQANVVDTHTRMTPLMMAALNGQTNTVEMLVSSAKADFTLQDTNRNTALHLACSKGHETSALLILEKISDKNLINCTNTSLQTPLHVAARKGLTVVVQELLGKGASVLAVDENGYTPALACAPNRDVADCLALILNSMMPTSPMVTIAALPAHSVPQTVINHHPTNNHISKGVAFDTPPPLRPDHASYCRPERPLSSITGEDELNDSDSETY; the protein is encoded by the exons AGGACACCTCTGCATGCTGCAGCCTATCTGGGAGACGCTGAGATCATTGAACTGCTCATCCTCTCAG GAGCCAGAGTTAATGCCAAAGATAACAAGTGGTTGACTCCTCTTCACCGAGCTGTCGCCTCTTGTAGTGAG GATGCAGTGGCAGTGTTACTGAAGCACAGTGCAGATGTTAACGCCCGCGACAAGAACTGGCAGACGCCGCTCCATGTTGCAGCTAGCAACAAAGCAGTTCGTTGTGCCGAGGCTTTGGTCCCGCTGCTTAGCAACGTCAATGTGTCTGACCGGGCAGGACGCACTGCCCTGCACCACGCTGCCTTCAGTGGACATGTAGAGATGGTGAAGTTGCTGTTGTCCAGAGGAGCCAACATTAATGCATTTGACAAGAAGGACAGGAGAGCAATCCACTGGGCAGCTTACATGG GTCACCTGGAGGTGGTGAAGTTATTGGTGGCCAGCGGAGCAGAGGTTGACTGTAAGGATAAGAAAGCTTACACCCCGCTCCATGCAGCCGCCTCCAGTGGCATGAGCAGCACAGTGCACTACCTGCTGAGCCTGGGAGTCCAT GTAAACGAGGTGAACGGCTATGGCAACACTCCACTCCATTTAGCCTGCTACAACGGACAGGATGTGGTGGTCAGTGAGCTCATCGAGGCAGGAGCCAACGTCAACCAG GTGAATGAGAGAGGTTTTTCTGCGCTCCACTTTGCCTCTTCCTCACGCCAGGGGGCGCTGTGCCAGGAGCTCCTGTTGGCCCATGGGGCTCACATAAACATGCGG AGTAAGGATGGTAAGACTCCCCTCCACATGGCAGCTACCCATGGAAGGTTCTCCTGCTCTCAGGCCCTCATTCAAAATG gcgcTGAGATTGATTGTGAGGACAAGAGCAGAAACACTGCCCTTCACATCTCTGCCCGCCATGGCCATGAGCTCATCATCACAGCACTCATCAAACACGGAGCCAACACCGCCAA GAGAGGCATTCATGGGATGTTCCCGTTACACCTGGCAGCTCTCAGCGGCTTCTCAGATTGCTGCAGGAAGCTGCTGTCCTCAG GGTTTGACATTGACACCCCTGATGACTTTGGAAGGACCTGTctacatgctgctgcagctggagg GAACCTGGAGTGTCTGAACCTGCTGTTAAACATAGGAGCAGACTTTAACAGAAAAGACAACTTTGGAAG GACTCCACTACACTATGCATCAGCCAACTGTAActatcagtgtgtgtttgctctggtGGGCTCCGGGGCAAGCATCAATGAGCTGGACCATAGAGGCTGCAGCCCCCTGCACTACGCTGCTGCAGCTGACATTGATGGAAA gaGTGTGGAGTACCTGCTGAGGAACGATGCTGATCCAGGAGTGAGAGACAAACAGGGTTACAGTGCCGTGCACTATGCCTCAGCTTACGGACGCACACTCTGCTTGGAACTG ATGGCAAGTGAGACACCTCTTGATGTG ttaatgGAGACATCAGGGACAGACATCCTGAGTGACGCAGAGAGCCAGGCCCCCGTCAGTCCACTCCACCTGGCG GCTTACCATGGACACTGCGGCGCTTTAGAGGTTCTCTTATCGTCCCTGCTGGAAGTGGATGTTTGCAGCCCAGAGGGCCGGACCCCCCTCAGCCTAGCCTGCTCCAGGGGTCACCAGGAGTGTGTCTCCCTGCTGCTGCACCATGGCTCCTCACCCATGACCAGGgactacacacacaaaaagacagccATACATGCTGCag CTATGAATGGCCACCCAGAGTGCCTGCGCCTGCTCATGGGCAACAATGACCAACACATAAATGTGGACATACAAGACACCAACGGACA GACTCCTCTGATGTTGGCAGTGCTGAATGGACAcacagagtgtgtgtattcTCTACTCAGTCAAGGAGCCAGCGTAGAGATTCAGGATCGCTGGGGGAGGACAGCACTACACCGAGGG GCAGTGACGGGCCAGGAGGAGAGTGTGGAGGCGCTCCTCCAGCGGGGCGCCAGTGTATGTGTCAGGGACATCCGGGGCCGCTCCCCTGTTCACCTGGCATCCGCTTGCGGTCGTGTGGGTGTCCTGGGTGCCCTGCTGCAGGCCACCACTACCACCACCTCACACACTAGCACGCACCTCACTGACAACCAGGGCTATACACCTCTGCATTGGGCCTGCTACAATG GTTATGATGCTTGTGTGGAGGTGCTGTTAGACCAGGAGGTGTTCAAGAAAATTATGGGCAACTCCTTCAGTCCACTACACTGTGCTGT TATGAGTGATAACGAGGGAGTGGCTGAGATGTTGATTGACTCCCTTGGCGCAACTATCATCAACACCACTGACTCCAAGGGCAG GACCCCACTTCATGCAGCAGCTTTTTCTGACCACGTGGAGTGTGTCTCCCTTCTGCTGAGCCACGGAGCTCAGGCAAATGtagttgacacacacacacgcatgacACCGCTGATGATGGCGGCTCTAAATGGACAGACCAATACTGTGG AGATGTTGGTGAGCAGTGCTAAAGCAGACTTCACACTACAGGATACAAACAGGAATACAGCATTACATCTGGCTTGCAGCAAG GGTCATGAGACGAGTGCCTTGTTGATTCTGGAGAAAATCAGCGACAAGAACCTCATCAACTGCACCAATACTTCTCTCCAGAC GCCTCTGCATGTAGCAGCCAGGAAGGGATTAACAGTGGTGGTCCAGGAACTGCTGGGGAAAGGAGCCAGTGTGTTAGCAGTGGACGAGAACG GTTACACTCCAGCTCTGGCCTGCGCTCCCAACCGTGATGTGGCAGACTGCTTGGCACTCATCCTCAACTCCATGATGCCCACCTCCCCTATGGTCACAATAGCAGCTTTGCCTGCACATTCTGTTCCTCAGACAGTCATCAACCATCACCCCACCAACAACCACATCTCCAAAGGTGTGGCCTTTGACACCCCTCCCCCTCTGAGGCCTGACCATGCCTCCTACTGCAGACCGGAGCGTCCACTGTCCTCTATCACTGGGGAAGATGAACTGAATGACTCTGATTCAGAGACCTACTGA
- the LOC131984985 gene encoding serine/threonine-protein phosphatase 6 regulatory ankyrin repeat subunit A isoform X2 gives MAVLKIQDQPSLLRAIFNVDPDEVRSLIFKKEDVNIQDNEKRTPLHAAAYLGDAEIIELLILSGARVNAKDNKWLTPLHRAVASCSEDAVAVLLKHSADVNARDKNWQTPLHVAASNKAVRCAEALVPLLSNVNVSDRAGRTALHHAAFSGHVEMVKLLLSRGANINAFDKKDRRAIHWAAYMGHLEVVKLLVASGAEVDCKDKKAYTPLHAAASSGMSSTVHYLLSLGVHVNEVNGYGNTPLHLACYNGQDVVVSELIEAGANVNQVNERGFSALHFASSSRQGALCQELLLAHGAHINMRSKDGKTPLHMAATHGRFSCSQALIQNGAEIDCEDKSRNTALHISARHGHELIITALIKHGANTAKRGIHGMFPLHLAALSGFSDCCRKLLSSGFDIDTPDDFGRTCLHAAAAGGNLECLNLLLNIGADFNRKDNFGRTPLHYASANCNYQCVFALVGSGASINELDHRGCSPLHYAAAADIDGKSVEYLLRNDADPGVRDKQGYSAVHYASAYGRTLCLELMASETPLDVLMETSGTDILSDAESQAPVSPLHLAAYHGHCGALEVLLSSLLEVDVCSPEGRTPLSLACSRGHQECVSLLLHHGSSPMTRDYTHKKTAIHAAAMNGHPECLRLLMGNNDQHINVDIQDTNGQTPLMLAVLNGHTECVYSLLSQGASVEIQDRWGRTALHRGAVTGQEESVEALLQRGASVCVRDIRGRSPVHLASACGRVGVLGALLQATTTTTSHTSTHLTDNQGYTPLHWACYNGYDACVEVLLDQEVFKKIMGNSFSPLHCAVMSDNEGVAEMLIDSLGATIINTTDSKGRTPLHAAAFSDHVECVSLLLSHGAQANVVDTHTRMTPLMMAALNGQTNTVEMLVSSAKADFTLQDTNRNTALHLACSKGHETSALLILEKISDKNLINCTNTSLQTPLHVAARKGLTVVVQELLGKGASVLAVDENGYTPALACAPNRDVADCLALILNSMMPTSPMVTIAALPAHSVPQTVINHHPTNNHISKGVAFDTPPPLRPDHASYCRPERPLSSITGEDELNDSDSETY, from the exons AGGACACCTCTGCATGCTGCAGCCTATCTGGGAGACGCTGAGATCATTGAACTGCTCATCCTCTCAG GAGCCAGAGTTAATGCCAAAGATAACAAGTGGTTGACTCCTCTTCACCGAGCTGTCGCCTCTTGTAGTGAG GATGCAGTGGCAGTGTTACTGAAGCACAGTGCAGATGTTAACGCCCGCGACAAGAACTGGCAGACGCCGCTCCATGTTGCAGCTAGCAACAAAGCAGTTCGTTGTGCCGAGGCTTTGGTCCCGCTGCTTAGCAACGTCAATGTGTCTGACCGGGCAGGACGCACTGCCCTGCACCACGCTGCCTTCAGTGGACATGTAGAGATGGTGAAGTTGCTGTTGTCCAGAGGAGCCAACATTAATGCATTTGACAAGAAGGACAGGAGAGCAATCCACTGGGCAGCTTACATGG GTCACCTGGAGGTGGTGAAGTTATTGGTGGCCAGCGGAGCAGAGGTTGACTGTAAGGATAAGAAAGCTTACACCCCGCTCCATGCAGCCGCCTCCAGTGGCATGAGCAGCACAGTGCACTACCTGCTGAGCCTGGGAGTCCAT GTAAACGAGGTGAACGGCTATGGCAACACTCCACTCCATTTAGCCTGCTACAACGGACAGGATGTGGTGGTCAGTGAGCTCATCGAGGCAGGAGCCAACGTCAACCAG GTGAATGAGAGAGGTTTTTCTGCGCTCCACTTTGCCTCTTCCTCACGCCAGGGGGCGCTGTGCCAGGAGCTCCTGTTGGCCCATGGGGCTCACATAAACATGCGG AGTAAGGATGGTAAGACTCCCCTCCACATGGCAGCTACCCATGGAAGGTTCTCCTGCTCTCAGGCCCTCATTCAAAATG gcgcTGAGATTGATTGTGAGGACAAGAGCAGAAACACTGCCCTTCACATCTCTGCCCGCCATGGCCATGAGCTCATCATCACAGCACTCATCAAACACGGAGCCAACACCGCCAA GAGAGGCATTCATGGGATGTTCCCGTTACACCTGGCAGCTCTCAGCGGCTTCTCAGATTGCTGCAGGAAGCTGCTGTCCTCAG GGTTTGACATTGACACCCCTGATGACTTTGGAAGGACCTGTctacatgctgctgcagctggagg GAACCTGGAGTGTCTGAACCTGCTGTTAAACATAGGAGCAGACTTTAACAGAAAAGACAACTTTGGAAG GACTCCACTACACTATGCATCAGCCAACTGTAActatcagtgtgtgtttgctctggtGGGCTCCGGGGCAAGCATCAATGAGCTGGACCATAGAGGCTGCAGCCCCCTGCACTACGCTGCTGCAGCTGACATTGATGGAAA gaGTGTGGAGTACCTGCTGAGGAACGATGCTGATCCAGGAGTGAGAGACAAACAGGGTTACAGTGCCGTGCACTATGCCTCAGCTTACGGACGCACACTCTGCTTGGAACTG ATGGCAAGTGAGACACCTCTTGATGTG ttaatgGAGACATCAGGGACAGACATCCTGAGTGACGCAGAGAGCCAGGCCCCCGTCAGTCCACTCCACCTGGCG GCTTACCATGGACACTGCGGCGCTTTAGAGGTTCTCTTATCGTCCCTGCTGGAAGTGGATGTTTGCAGCCCAGAGGGCCGGACCCCCCTCAGCCTAGCCTGCTCCAGGGGTCACCAGGAGTGTGTCTCCCTGCTGCTGCACCATGGCTCCTCACCCATGACCAGGgactacacacacaaaaagacagccATACATGCTGCag CTATGAATGGCCACCCAGAGTGCCTGCGCCTGCTCATGGGCAACAATGACCAACACATAAATGTGGACATACAAGACACCAACGGACA GACTCCTCTGATGTTGGCAGTGCTGAATGGACAcacagagtgtgtgtattcTCTACTCAGTCAAGGAGCCAGCGTAGAGATTCAGGATCGCTGGGGGAGGACAGCACTACACCGAGGG GCAGTGACGGGCCAGGAGGAGAGTGTGGAGGCGCTCCTCCAGCGGGGCGCCAGTGTATGTGTCAGGGACATCCGGGGCCGCTCCCCTGTTCACCTGGCATCCGCTTGCGGTCGTGTGGGTGTCCTGGGTGCCCTGCTGCAGGCCACCACTACCACCACCTCACACACTAGCACGCACCTCACTGACAACCAGGGCTATACACCTCTGCATTGGGCCTGCTACAATG GTTATGATGCTTGTGTGGAGGTGCTGTTAGACCAGGAGGTGTTCAAGAAAATTATGGGCAACTCCTTCAGTCCACTACACTGTGCTGT TATGAGTGATAACGAGGGAGTGGCTGAGATGTTGATTGACTCCCTTGGCGCAACTATCATCAACACCACTGACTCCAAGGGCAG GACCCCACTTCATGCAGCAGCTTTTTCTGACCACGTGGAGTGTGTCTCCCTTCTGCTGAGCCACGGAGCTCAGGCAAATGtagttgacacacacacacgcatgacACCGCTGATGATGGCGGCTCTAAATGGACAGACCAATACTGTGG AGATGTTGGTGAGCAGTGCTAAAGCAGACTTCACACTACAGGATACAAACAGGAATACAGCATTACATCTGGCTTGCAGCAAG GGTCATGAGACGAGTGCCTTGTTGATTCTGGAGAAAATCAGCGACAAGAACCTCATCAACTGCACCAATACTTCTCTCCAGAC GCCTCTGCATGTAGCAGCCAGGAAGGGATTAACAGTGGTGGTCCAGGAACTGCTGGGGAAAGGAGCCAGTGTGTTAGCAGTGGACGAGAACG GTTACACTCCAGCTCTGGCCTGCGCTCCCAACCGTGATGTGGCAGACTGCTTGGCACTCATCCTCAACTCCATGATGCCCACCTCCCCTATGGTCACAATAGCAGCTTTGCCTGCACATTCTGTTCCTCAGACAGTCATCAACCATCACCCCACCAACAACCACATCTCCAAAGGTGTGGCCTTTGACACCCCTCCCCCTCTGAGGCCTGACCATGCCTCCTACTGCAGACCGGAGCGTCCACTGTCCTCTATCACTGGGGAAGATGAACTGAATGACTCTGATTCAGAGACCTACTGA